One window of the Natrinema sp. CBA1119 genome contains the following:
- a CDS encoding transcription initiation factor IIB family protein has protein sequence MASPPRQREREPETTEKEQEPERERVCDECNGGTLVKSEDQGELVCDQCGLIVEGTNIDHGPEWRAFNHSERQNKSRVGAPTTQTMHDKGLTTSIDWKNQDAYGRSISSDKRNQMRRLRKWQERIRTKDAGERNLQFALSETDRMASSLGIPRSVREVACVMYRRALDEDLIRGRSIEGVATSTLYAACRMEGIPRSLEEVAAVSRVERKEIGRTYRYVAQELGLEMEPVNPKKYVPRFCSELELSEEVQVKANEIIDTTTEKGLLSGKSPTGYAAAAIYAASLLCNEKKTQREVSDVAQVTEVTIRNRYQEQIEAMGIHE, from the coding sequence ATGGCTAGCCCACCCCGCCAACGCGAACGAGAACCTGAAACGACAGAAAAAGAACAGGAACCGGAGCGTGAGCGGGTGTGCGACGAGTGCAACGGAGGGACACTCGTCAAGAGCGAGGATCAAGGGGAACTCGTCTGCGACCAGTGTGGCCTGATCGTCGAAGGAACGAACATCGATCACGGGCCGGAGTGGCGCGCGTTCAACCACTCCGAACGGCAGAACAAGTCCCGCGTCGGCGCACCGACGACCCAGACGATGCACGACAAGGGGCTGACAACCTCGATCGACTGGAAAAATCAGGACGCCTACGGCCGCTCGATTTCTTCTGACAAGCGAAACCAGATGCGCCGCCTGCGCAAGTGGCAGGAACGAATCCGTACCAAAGACGCCGGCGAGCGAAACCTCCAGTTCGCGCTTTCGGAAACCGACCGGATGGCATCCTCGCTGGGCATCCCCCGCTCGGTCCGCGAGGTCGCCTGCGTCATGTACCGGCGCGCGCTCGACGAAGACCTCATCCGCGGGCGCTCGATCGAGGGTGTCGCGACCAGCACCCTCTACGCCGCCTGCCGCATGGAGGGCATCCCCCGCTCGCTCGAGGAGGTCGCCGCCGTCTCCCGGGTCGAGCGCAAGGAGATCGGCCGCACCTATCGCTACGTCGCCCAGGAACTCGGCCTCGAGATGGAGCCGGTCAACCCCAAGAAGTACGTCCCGCGCTTTTGCTCCGAACTCGAGCTCTCCGAAGAGGTACAGGTGAAAGCCAACGAGATCATCGATACGACGACCGAGAAGGGGCTGCTATCGGGCAAATCGCCCACGGGCTACGCCGCCGCCGCGATCTACGCCGCGTCACTGCTCTGTAACGAGAAGAAGACCCAGCGCGAGGTCTCCGACGTCGCGCAGGTGACCGAAGTGACGATCCGAAACCGATATCAAGAGCAGATCGAAGCGATGGGAATTCACGAGTAA
- a CDS encoding universal stress protein, translating to MYETILFPTDGSDHAATVAAHAIDVAATRNATLHVLSVVDDRAFLVLDDERVTHVREDLEATAREAIDDAVTRATASDVETETAVDTGNPAECIVDYAAATDVDLIVMGTSGDEYEQNVVGSVSQRVVREASVPVTTVGPTVDT from the coding sequence ATGTACGAGACGATTTTGTTCCCCACCGACGGCAGCGACCACGCGGCGACCGTTGCGGCGCACGCGATCGATGTCGCGGCCACGAGAAACGCGACCCTACACGTCCTCTCGGTCGTCGACGACCGCGCCTTTCTCGTCCTCGACGACGAGCGCGTCACACACGTCCGCGAGGACCTCGAGGCGACGGCCCGCGAAGCGATCGACGACGCCGTGACGCGGGCCACGGCGAGTGACGTCGAGACGGAGACGGCGGTCGATACGGGCAATCCGGCGGAGTGCATCGTCGACTACGCCGCAGCCACTGACGTCGATCTGATCGTGATGGGAACCAGCGGCGACGAGTACGAACAGAACGTCGTCGGGAGCGTCTCACAGCGCGTCGTCCGCGAGGCCTCGGTCCCCGTTACTACCGTCGGTCCCACCGTCGACACCTGA
- a CDS encoding amphi-Trp domain-containing protein, whose translation MAQRTTADETLPREELAAYFTDLAAEFERSDEEVTIPVGNKNVSLDPPQNIDLSVEVVERSSMLRGNRETVEIELSWKP comes from the coding sequence ATGGCCCAACGGACGACCGCCGACGAAACACTGCCGCGAGAGGAACTCGCCGCGTACTTCACGGACCTCGCAGCGGAGTTCGAGCGGAGCGACGAGGAGGTCACCATCCCCGTCGGGAACAAGAACGTGTCGCTCGACCCACCACAGAACATCGACCTCTCGGTCGAAGTGGTCGAACGATCGTCGATGCTCCGAGGGAATCGTGAGACGGTCGAGATCGAACTCAGCTGGAAACCATAG